The following proteins are encoded in a genomic region of Helicobacter macacae MIT 99-5501:
- a CDS encoding Z1 domain-containing protein codes for MSDYGIVKDFIRGVLENQYKNNGNVLEKGDIVEKVSETQNLISNNEAFTKIYGLRGNLTDNDYSRMVSEFETMFNVKMDKGVIIQGDEQQARDTTWWRDKIKIKLQQEDKNYYATRFREFISRKLPPEVIKTLDDDTDSVMNNIGNPNDNRFEIFGMVVGHVQSGKTMNYSSLICKAADAGYKFIVVIAGDKNNLRNQTQKRINEYFIGKDAVGNSVVGVGISDKNDRAKMPISLTTENSDFNKKDAEKNSQGINFDNVVTPIILVIKKNYRTLENVIEWLKNQYNNSIANPMLVIDDEADYASINTKDENDPTKINKLIRTLLNLFEKSSYVAYTATPFANIFINDEYLGHDELSKDLFPSDFIYALDAPSNYFGAEKIFIDNKEKYIVEIDDYADKIPLKHTQYLIIDKLPKSLCEAINVFCINCAIRHLRGQMGHNSMLVHISRFVATNHKIYFKIDEYLQKIKDDFKAYGKLDDLASQSQIIRDFCHLIENKFIEDFSVREIICKITEIIDTINVKEEHSASKNRLEYRSDIAANVIAVGGMALSRGFTLEGLSVSYFIRNTIFYDTLMQMGRWFGYRDNYDDLCKIYMPSEVSDNFTQIIEATNELMDKFREMARIKQTPKDFGLEVKYCPDSLLQITARNKMRHTQKFQCMINFSGLVKFVYKIYKDTDILGDNFKLLDNFVKSLSTKFVKEQSNYIARDIDKEEILNFLKDFHIADKYTPKMPIELIKSYIEQKDTAWDIIMFEGGGAQINVGGISIKRAVRTIQGESDKYFIISKARNTAFEQDERCALKEEELQEVEEIIRREKANDDYQKGREKRLIHQKLAKPVLMLHIIELRGQIEGCYDNIVAFGVCFPYSNSYQTQSINYVVNSVKQKEILEENHYDEDNESFGDADE; via the coding sequence ATGAGTGATTATGGGATTGTTAAGGATTTTATTAGAGGTGTTTTGGAAAATCAATATAAAAACAACGGCAATGTCCTAGAAAAAGGAGATATTGTCGAAAAAGTCTCTGAAACGCAGAATTTAATTTCTAATAATGAAGCATTTACCAAAATATATGGATTGAGAGGAAATCTCACAGATAATGATTATAGTCGTATGGTTAGTGAATTTGAGACTATGTTTAATGTCAAAATGGATAAAGGTGTAATCATACAAGGCGATGAGCAACAAGCTAGAGACACAACTTGGTGGAGGGATAAAATCAAAATAAAACTACAACAAGAGGATAAGAATTACTATGCGACAAGATTTAGAGAATTTATCAGTAGAAAATTACCGCCAGAAGTTATAAAAACACTAGATGATGATACAGATTCTGTAATGAATAATATAGGCAATCCAAACGATAATAGATTCGAGATTTTTGGTATGGTAGTTGGGCATGTGCAATCAGGCAAAACAATGAATTATTCCTCTCTGATTTGCAAAGCAGCTGATGCAGGATATAAATTTATCGTTGTGATAGCTGGCGATAAAAACAACCTAAGAAACCAAACACAAAAGAGAATCAATGAATACTTTATTGGCAAAGATGCAGTTGGAAATAGTGTAGTAGGAGTAGGCATTAGTGATAAAAATGATAGAGCCAAAATGCCTATATCTCTCACAACTGAAAATAGCGATTTTAACAAAAAAGATGCAGAGAAAAATTCACAAGGTATCAATTTTGACAATGTTGTAACTCCAATAATTTTAGTCATCAAAAAGAATTACAGGACTTTGGAAAATGTCATTGAGTGGCTCAAAAATCAATATAATAATTCAATAGCCAACCCTATGCTTGTCATTGATGATGAGGCAGACTATGCTTCTATCAACACCAAAGATGAAAACGACCCAACTAAAATCAACAAACTTATAAGAACACTTCTAAATCTCTTTGAAAAAAGCTCTTATGTAGCTTATACAGCTACACCGTTTGCCAATATATTTATAAACGATGAGTATTTGGGGCACGATGAACTATCAAAGGATTTATTCCCAAGCGATTTTATTTACGCGCTTGATGCTCCAAGCAATTATTTTGGTGCGGAAAAGATTTTTATAGACAATAAAGAAAAATACATTGTAGAAATTGATGACTATGCAGATAAAATCCCCCTAAAACATACACAATATCTCATCATAGATAAATTACCAAAAAGCCTCTGTGAAGCAATAAATGTATTTTGCATAAATTGTGCAATAAGGCATTTGAGAGGGCAGATGGGACATAATAGTATGCTTGTGCATATAAGTCGCTTTGTAGCCACTAACCATAAGATTTATTTTAAAATCGATGAATATCTCCAAAAAATCAAAGATGATTTTAAGGCTTATGGTAAGCTCGATGATTTGGCAAGTCAAAGTCAAATCATTAGAGATTTTTGTCATTTAATTGAAAATAAATTTATAGAGGATTTTTCAGTGCGAGAGATTATTTGCAAAATCACTGAAATAATTGACACCATAAATGTCAAGGAAGAGCACTCCGCAAGTAAAAATCGCTTGGAATATCGAAGTGATATAGCTGCAAATGTCATAGCTGTGGGTGGAATGGCATTATCTAGAGGCTTTACTTTGGAGGGACTAAGTGTGAGCTATTTTATAAGAAATACGATTTTTTATGATACTTTAATGCAAATGGGGCGGTGGTTTGGATATAGAGATAATTATGATGATTTATGCAAAATATATATGCCTAGTGAAGTGAGTGATAATTTTACACAAATTATTGAGGCAACAAATGAGCTTATGGATAAGTTTAGAGAAATGGCTAGAATCAAACAAACGCCAAAAGATTTTGGCTTAGAAGTGAAGTATTGCCCAGATAGTCTTTTGCAAATCACTGCTAGAAATAAAATGCGACATACCCAAAAATTTCAATGTATGATAAATTTCAGTGGATTAGTAAAATTCGTATATAAAATTTATAAAGATACAGATATTTTAGGAGATAACTTTAAGTTGCTAGATAATTTTGTGAAGAGCTTATCTACAAAATTTGTCAAAGAACAATCCAACTATATAGCAAGAGATATTGACAAAGAAGAAATATTAAATTTTTTAAAAGATTTTCACATAGCAGATAAATACACACCAAAGATGCCAATAGAGTTGATAAAAAGCTATATAGAGCAAAAAGACACAGCTTGGGACATCATAATGTTTGAAGGTGGTGGAGCGCAAATCAATGTAGGTGGAATCAGCATAAAAAGAGCGGTAAGGACGATACAAGGGGAGAGCGACAAATATTTTATCATAAGCAAAGCAAGGAATACAGCATTTGAACAAGATGAGAGGTGTGCGCTAAAAGAGGAAGAATTACAAGAAGTGGAAGAAATCATTAGGCGTGAAAAAGCAAACGATGACTACCAAAAGGGGCGTGAAAAAAGGTTGATTCATCAAAAGCTTGCAAAACCTGTGCTAATGCTACATATTATCGAGTTAAGAGGGCAGATAGAGGGATGCTATGATAATATAGTAGCGTTTGGTGTGTGCTTTCCATATAGCAATTCATATCAAACCCAAAGTATAAATTATGTAGTAAATTCGGTAAAACAAAAAGAAATACTAGAAGAAAATCATTATGATGAGGATAATGAATCTTTTGGAGATGCTGATGAATAA